GCCTTACTTTTCTCAGTGCCGATTTTTGTCATCGCACTTTATTTTATCCCTTAACTTTATCCTCGCTTTTTGCGAGGATCTTTTGCTTCAAGATAAATTTATGCTTTACATGATATAAACTCTTTTAAAAACTCAAAGTTTGCTTATGGTAGAAAAAGGGATTTTAGAATTTGAGGGAACGCATTTTTTATATGAGATCAAAAAAATTCGTTTCTTGCGTTTGAAATTAGATCATGAGGGGAAATTTAAACTAAGCATTCCTAAAACTTGTCCAAGATACAAGGTTTTAAATTTTTTAAATGAGCATAAGGCTTGGATTGAAAGTAAAAAAGAGTATGCAAAAAAGCTTAAGGAAGCAAATTCTTTTATGTATTTTTTGGGCAGAAAATATAAATTTACTTTTGATATAAATTTAAAAAAGCCTCGTTTTAAAAAAGGAATTTTTTATGCAAGAGATCAAAAAAATATGGAGGAGTTTTTAAGACAAAACGCTAAAAAAATTTTTACTTTTTATATCAAAAAATACGAACTGCTTATGGATAAAAAAGTGCAAAGGCTCAGTATTAAAAAGATGCGTTCTCGCTGGGGTTCTTGCAATCATAAAAAAGCTTATATTAATCTTAATTTAAATTTAATGCAAAAGCCCTTAAAAGCTATAGAATATGTCGTTTTGCACGAAATGGCACATTTGAGTTTTCCTCATCATCAAAAAGAATTTTATGAGTATTTGGCTCAATTTATGCCTGATTTTAGACAAAGAGAAAATTTATTTAAAATCAATTTATTTTGAGCATATCAAAGCATAAATTTGATATAATGAATAGCTGATGGATAGATTTATTTGATTATTAAAAAAGGCTTTGATTTGGTTTTAGAATTTGTTTTTAAGTATGCAAGTGATAGTGATGTTTTTGTATATCTTTTGAGGTATTATGCCAAAGATTTTTCTTATGAAC
The Campylobacter sp. MIT 99-7217 genome window above contains:
- a CDS encoding M48 family metallopeptidase, coding for MVEKGILEFEGTHFLYEIKKIRFLRLKLDHEGKFKLSIPKTCPRYKVLNFLNEHKAWIESKKEYAKKLKEANSFMYFLGRKYKFTFDINLKKPRFKKGIFYARDQKNMEEFLRQNAKKIFTFYIKKYELLMDKKVQRLSIKKMRSRWGSCNHKKAYINLNLNLMQKPLKAIEYVVLHEMAHLSFPHHQKEFYEYLAQFMPDFRQRENLFKINLF